CTGGGCAAGTCCCAATAAAGATCTTTCGAGTCCGCGGTTGTAAAAGATAGGGTCGTCGCAGCTCTCGAGAATTTTCGAGGCTGCAGGCCAATCCATGATCGACAGGTGGCCAGCTACTTCACCGATCGCCTGATCATTCTTCTGACCCGCGGGTGCCTTTTTTAGATAATCTAACCCCTCCTCGAGGAGCTTTCTTCCCCCGGCTTTATTGCCCGCTTTCCAGGCTAATTCACCCGCTTCCGCCAGCCCGACAGAAATAAAGTAAACTTTCGAAGGATCGTACTTACGCGTTCGAAGGGCAGCTTCCTCCGCTAGTCGAAGACTTTTTTCTTTGTCGATTGGCAGCAATTGTTCGCCGAGTCGAACCAGTTTAAAACCCGGATAACTTTTATCCAACTGTAAAATGACGTCGATGGCGTCTTCGAGATTATCCTGCGCCAACTTCAGAAGTTGCTTCTGATTTATCAGCAAGGAAAGCCTTTTCTTTAAAGGGGCGACTTCCTTTTCGGTTGCCACCTCGATCCATTTTTTGGCAATCGCCGGGTCGAATTGGACCGCGATCTGGAAGATCGTTGCTCCCCAGCCATGCGTCGCCCGACTCTTCCAGAGCTCTTCCAAAATTTGCTCAAGGAATTTCTTTTCGCTCGCCAGATACTGATCGGATATTCGCGGCGGCTCGGGAGCCGGCTCACTTACTTTCCTCAATGTAAATGAAGCCTGGTCGTTGCTGGTGTTTACGAACGTCCAGCGGTATCCCTCTTTATTTGCCGTAAGAAAAATCCTTCCTTGCGGAAGAGCTTTCAACTCGAAGGAGCCCGTATCATCCGTCTGGGCGGAAAGCACTTTCGGAGTATCGCCCGAATTGCGGACGATCACATCGCGAATTGGTTGACCGTCTAAACCTCGTACGACGCCGCGCACAACTCGGTTGATTCTCGTGGCCTTGAAGTTATCGAACTCAATCGTTTCGCCCGGTTTTCCGCTTTTTTTATCATTAAAATTATCGCCGATCGGGTTGATGCCTTCCCCTTTGATGGCCACATAAAAATGCTGGCCCGGCCAATGCCCTCGAAAGGTGAATTTGCCTTCGGCATCCGTGTTGGACTGATCGATCAGTATCGAACTCCACAGGGCGAAATTACCTCCCTGAATTTGATAGTTCCAATATAGTTGAGCCTTTGCTCCCGTTATGGGTTTTCCGGCCTGATCGAGAACTTTTCCCTTGAAGGTCACACCGTTGGACTCGGTAACAGAAAATTTGGGTGATTTTCGATAGATCTCGGGATCCAGCGCTTCGGGTACGTTAACGGCCTGATCTTTGCGAATGTAGAAGGTGAGTGGAATATCGGGAGGTAAACCCGCAAGTTCGAACTCGCCATTCGTCCAAATGGCTTTATTTCGTTCACCGGGCATCTCAACGAAAACTGGACAATAAACTTTAAACGGCGCGGAAAGAGGTTGTCCTTTTTTATCCACCACACGGCCAGTGACTCGCTGTGTCGGAGTCAACTTTACATCGGGATTAGTGTGTTTTGCCCCTGGGGCTAGATCGATCGGTGACAGAACGGATCTGGTTTTAGGATTCATAGCCGGCGGCAGGTATCCCGCGACGCCGAAATAGTCGAACTGGACCGAGTAATTGGTACCGCCTTCACAATAGACCTTGTAAATGCCATTAACATCCGTTTTTACACGGTAGCTCTCCATGCTCGTACTCTGAGCGTTTTTTTCGCCGAATATCGAAAGGATATAGTTGGGGATCGGTTTATTCGTTACCGCCTCCAAAAGTCGCCCGGAGATTTCGGCACAGGGTTTGACCTGGAGAGTGAGTTCGGTTTTCTTCCCCGATTGAATTTTCACTTCGACAGGGGCTCCCAGATGAAACGGAATTTTTCCAGGATTCTTTATGCTGAATGTGTAAGTGCCGGGACCAATCCCCTCGATTTTTCCGTTTTGGATAGAAGAATCGAGACTGGACTGATAGTAATTCACTGCCGTTACGTCTTTTGAACCTTTGGGATCTCGTTTTTCAAAAAGCTGCCAGCTAAATTGTTTCAAAACTTCCGGATTGTTGAGTCCTTCGACGTTCAGCTGGAGACTTCCCGCAGGTGCGAGTTGATGAATCGGCTTCTCACCGGGTTTGAAAAAGATCGCGCCTCGACCGTAGACTTCATCCTTGAAGTAGACTTGCACGCCATAACCCTTGGGTACATTGCTAAATTTGAACCTTCCCTGTTCGTCCGTGACCGTTTCGTGATCCCCGAACCACTTCGGATAACGAAATGAGGTTGAACGCTGATTGACCCCGCGCTCTGGATCGCTGAGAACCTGCAGAAAGTTGAGAACGCACTTGGCGCCGACAATCGGCTTGCCCTCGGAATTGATGAGCGTCCGTTCTACAGTCGTCGGTTCGATTAGCTCGATTCGATCCTCTGCTTCAAGTACATCGTCAACTTCTCTGCGAGGTCTTATGTCCCCTTTCCTGAAATATCTACCGGTTTAGCCGTTTAAATCGCTATAGGAATTACCTTCTCTTTCTTAGGCGGGAATACCGCCAGAAGAGAGGCTATATGGATGAATTCAACCAGAATGCATTTGCGGAGAAAAGAGAAGAACAACCGAGAGCTGGTCCGACGGAGGATAGGGACCCGCTGTCCGCGGCTGCCGAAGTGGGGCGGGCGGAGCCGAGCGCCCCTGAGCGCAGCGAAGGGGAGCGACGCGGAGCCCGCCCCACTTCGGAGTCCTTTCCCGATGCGGGTCTGGATTTATCGGATTCCGTGGATTCCGAGGTAGAAGCCAGCCTTTCGAAGCGTAGGGAATTCCACTCGAGGTTATCGGGTCGGGGACCTGTTAAGGGACGGCGTTTGGTGAAAAAATCGACCGAACCCGTGCCGGCGATGACGGCGGAACAGCGGATTTTGTTGCTGGATACCTGGCAGCGGAGCGGCTTGCCCGCCGGCGATTTTGCTCCTTTGGTAGGCGTCTCGAAACACACGCTTTACGCATGGAAGAAGCGGTTTGAAATTTCTGGCCCGGCCGGATTGTTGGATCAGCCGCGGGGCAAACCTCCGGGCAGCCGCGTTCACGAGTTGACCAAGCGTACAATCCTGATGCTCAAAAAATCGAATCCGGAATGGGGGTGTCAGCGGATTAGCGACATGCTATTGCGAGGTCCGGCTTTACCGGCGAGTGCTTCGGCGGTGGCCCGGGTGCTGCATGAAGCCGGTTATCAACTGGAGCAGGCTCCGACGCGAGGGCATCCGGACAAGGTGCGGTCCTTCGAGCGGGCCCGTCCGAATCAGTTATGGCAAACTGATCTTTTCACATTTGTGTTAAAACGTCAGAATCGGCGCGTTCATTTGGTCGGGTTCATGGACGATCACAGTCGGTTTTTGGTCGGCTACGGCTTGCATGCGAGCCAGTCATCGGCTTTGGTGCTGGAGGTCTTGCGAGCTTCCATGGCTTCTTATGGAACGCCGGAGGAGATTCTCACCGACAACGGTACGCAGTATGTGACCTGGCGGGGTAAAAG
The genomic region above belongs to Telmatocola sphagniphila and contains:
- a CDS encoding carboxypeptidase regulatory-like domain-containing protein codes for the protein MQVYFKDEVYGRGAIFFKPGEKPIHQLAPAGSLQLNVEGLNNPEVLKQFSWQLFEKRDPKGSKDVTAVNYYQSSLDSSIQNGKIEGIGPGTYTFSIKNPGKIPFHLGAPVEVKIQSGKKTELTLQVKPCAEISGRLLEAVTNKPIPNYILSIFGEKNAQSTSMESYRVKTDVNGIYKVYCEGGTNYSVQFDYFGVAGYLPPAMNPKTRSVLSPIDLAPGAKHTNPDVKLTPTQRVTGRVVDKKGQPLSAPFKVYCPVFVEMPGERNKAIWTNGEFELAGLPPDIPLTFYIRKDQAVNVPEALDPEIYRKSPKFSVTESNGVTFKGKVLDQAGKPITGAKAQLYWNYQIQGGNFALWSSILIDQSNTDAEGKFTFRGHWPGQHFYVAIKGEGINPIGDNFNDKKSGKPGETIEFDNFKATRINRVVRGVVRGLDGQPIRDVIVRNSGDTPKVLSAQTDDTGSFELKALPQGRIFLTANKEGYRWTFVNTSNDQASFTLRKVSEPAPEPPRISDQYLASEKKFLEQILEELWKSRATHGWGATIFQIAVQFDPAIAKKWIEVATEKEVAPLKKRLSLLINQKQLLKLAQDNLEDAIDVILQLDKSYPGFKLVRLGEQLLPIDKEKSLRLAEEAALRTRKYDPSKVYFISVGLAEAGELAWKAGNKAGGRKLLEEGLDYLKKAPAGQKNDQAIGEVAGHLSIMDWPAASKILESCDDPIFYNRGLERSLLGLAQTDYPAAKKNLKLFKKELAYSSHIVRIRLALLLAEKDFDEALKLIDDIQDGCFRFQGWVELAQKIHAKNPAGAYSLIDRAFAFLESHGEDFGSWLNFGGRAAFAGQAVYKAKQMGYPDLHALIARTLSFRSEPNQSANEQKETNMHTAFALAFTDPETARILLDRVYPDDTILEAWISGHRKGIFLLALTDPEKALAAVKRESAKGLNQQSFSRLGLTELLESLTQDGDRMTNFSRWESLPWYDLERD
- a CDS encoding DDE-type integrase/transposase/recombinase; translation: MDEFNQNAFAEKREEQPRAGPTEDRDPLSAAAEVGRAEPSAPERSEGERRGARPTSESFPDAGLDLSDSVDSEVEASLSKRREFHSRLSGRGPVKGRRLVKKSTEPVPAMTAEQRILLLDTWQRSGLPAGDFAPLVGVSKHTLYAWKKRFEISGPAGLLDQPRGKPPGSRVHELTKRTILMLKKSNPEWGCQRISDMLLRGPALPASASAVARVLHEAGYQLEQAPTRGHPDKVRSFERARPNQLWQTDLFTFVLKRQNRRVHLVGFMDDHSRFLVGYGLHASQSSALVLEVLRASMASYGTPEEILTDNGTQYVTWRGKSAFSKELEKRGIRQVVASPRHPQTLGKIERFWGTLWRECIESAIFIDMGDAQRRIGLFIDHYNFQRPHQGIDGLVPADRYFGAASEVRRSLQTRVAANALELARNGIPKQPFYLTGQVGGQPFSVHAEGERMILTRPEGERREIDLVPPPPPESTSRDELPKPVCPVGEVSNPQSLGSEEPSLPGESPLDESLRLIEDMWSIPPEGGDL